A window of the Rhizobium brockwellii genome harbors these coding sequences:
- a CDS encoding class I SAM-dependent DNA methyltransferase has protein sequence MTTSFGLYSQYYDLLYKDKDYEGETAYVKALLERYATGPISQILELGSGTGIHADKIAEAGYGVLGVELSETMLAAAMPKAAQSGGKLDFTLGDARTFRTDRRFQAVISLFHVLSYQTSDADLEAMMETVSHHLEDGGIFIFDFWYGPAVLWQRPSTRVKRLENDEISVVRVAESVVHDAENVVDVNYTIFATEKLSAKTEMVCETHRMRYLFLNEIDRLLTNAGMSRVIAEEWMSSSPPGTETWGVCVVARKNAG, from the coding sequence TTGACGACCAGTTTCGGATTGTACTCCCAGTATTACGATCTTCTCTATAAGGACAAGGACTACGAGGGCGAAACAGCTTATGTGAAAGCTCTGCTGGAGCGTTATGCCACCGGCCCAATCTCGCAGATTCTGGAGCTAGGCTCCGGCACCGGCATTCACGCCGATAAGATCGCAGAAGCCGGATATGGGGTGCTGGGGGTAGAACTGTCGGAAACCATGCTTGCGGCGGCCATGCCGAAGGCGGCACAGTCGGGCGGCAAACTTGATTTCACGCTGGGCGATGCACGCACATTCCGGACGGATCGGCGATTCCAGGCGGTCATCTCCCTTTTTCATGTTCTGAGCTATCAAACGTCCGATGCCGATCTCGAAGCGATGATGGAGACTGTCTCCCACCATCTCGAAGATGGCGGAATTTTCATATTCGACTTCTGGTACGGACCAGCGGTCCTTTGGCAGCGCCCGAGCACCCGCGTCAAGCGCTTGGAAAACGATGAGATTTCCGTCGTTCGCGTCGCAGAGTCTGTCGTGCATGACGCCGAGAACGTCGTGGATGTCAATTACACGATCTTCGCGACGGAGAAGCTGAGCGCCAAGACCGAAATGGTTTGCGAAACCCACCGCATGCGCTACCTCTTCCTGAACGAGATAGACCGCCTGCTGACGAATGCGGGGATGAGCCGTGTGATTGCCGAAGAGTGGATGTCCAGTTCGCCGCCGGGGACCGAAACCTGGGGCGTCTGTGTCGTAGCGCGCAAGAACGCGGGCTGA
- a CDS encoding nucleotidyltransferase family protein, translating into MSRRAVILAGGMGTRLRPYTVVLPKPLMPIGDYPILEVIIRQLISGGFQHITLAVNHQAELIKAFFQDGDKWGVRIDYSLEDEPLGTMGPLRLIKDLPENFLVMNGDILTDLNYADFHDAHVRDGNIFTISSKTRQHRIDYGVLDTGEAGLLTGFREKPTAEYKVSMGVYMVSSRAVEHIPQGGAFGFDQLMLDLLAAGKPATVRDFAGYWLDIGRPDDYALAIEQFESMQSRFLNG; encoded by the coding sequence ATGTCTAGGCGCGCAGTCATTCTGGCGGGCGGAATGGGAACGCGGTTGCGGCCCTATACTGTCGTGCTTCCAAAGCCTCTGATGCCGATCGGCGATTATCCTATTCTTGAGGTGATCATTCGTCAGCTGATATCAGGCGGATTTCAGCATATAACGCTTGCCGTCAACCATCAGGCCGAACTGATCAAGGCTTTTTTCCAGGATGGCGACAAGTGGGGCGTACGCATCGACTATTCGCTCGAGGACGAGCCTCTTGGCACCATGGGGCCGCTGCGGCTGATAAAGGATCTGCCGGAGAATTTTCTGGTGATGAACGGCGACATTCTGACGGATCTCAACTATGCCGATTTTCATGATGCTCACGTCCGCGACGGGAATATATTCACGATCTCGTCCAAGACGCGTCAGCATCGCATAGACTATGGCGTTCTTGACACCGGCGAGGCCGGGCTGCTGACCGGTTTTCGAGAGAAACCGACGGCCGAATACAAAGTCAGCATGGGCGTCTACATGGTGTCTTCGAGAGCCGTCGAGCACATACCACAAGGTGGCGCCTTCGGCTTTGATCAGTTGATGCTTGATCTTCTTGCGGCTGGCAAACCGGCCACGGTTCGAGATTTTGCGGGCTATTGGCTCGATATCGGGCGGCCTGACGATTATGCCTTGGCGATCGAGCAGTTTGAATCCATGCAGTCCAGGTTCTTGAATGGTTGA
- a CDS encoding glycosyltransferase, giving the protein MECAPVILFVFNRPMHMARTVTALQANELAEQTPLFIYCDGQRNEKEAERVHQVREQAKTVTGFKSVTVVERERNYGLAGSIIDGVDRLCEQYGRVIVVEDDLITSPDFLRYMNQGLDLYADEERVASIHGYAYPVPNDDAPESYFLRGADCWGWATWARAWKHFEPNGAKLLMGLKEKGLAKAFDYGGNAFFLAMLRNQVKGKNQSWAIRWHASAYLDNMLTLYPRQSLVKNSGFDDSGVHCSDVDYYAGNLGHAPEKLQKIDVEVNEQMRLRVLGFFERMRRQRMKDFYKLVFSAGVKRMRKVAGLAAS; this is encoded by the coding sequence ATGGAATGCGCACCGGTTATACTTTTCGTCTTCAATCGTCCCATGCATATGGCAAGGACCGTGACGGCATTGCAGGCGAACGAGCTGGCGGAACAGACGCCCTTGTTCATCTACTGCGACGGTCAGCGCAATGAAAAAGAAGCGGAGCGCGTGCACCAAGTCCGTGAACAGGCGAAGACGGTAACGGGTTTCAAGTCGGTCACCGTCGTCGAACGCGAAAGAAACTATGGCCTTGCAGGTTCTATCATCGATGGCGTGGACCGTCTGTGCGAACAATATGGCCGCGTCATCGTCGTCGAGGACGACCTGATAACCTCGCCTGACTTCTTGCGCTATATGAACCAGGGGCTGGATCTTTATGCAGATGAGGAGCGCGTCGCCAGCATTCACGGCTACGCCTATCCGGTCCCCAATGACGATGCTCCCGAGAGCTATTTCCTACGTGGGGCGGACTGTTGGGGATGGGCCACGTGGGCCCGGGCATGGAAACATTTCGAACCCAATGGGGCTAAGCTTCTGATGGGCCTGAAAGAGAAAGGCCTTGCTAAAGCTTTCGACTATGGTGGGAATGCCTTTTTCCTCGCGATGCTGCGCAATCAAGTCAAAGGCAAGAATCAATCCTGGGCGATCAGGTGGCATGCCAGCGCTTATCTGGACAATATGCTGACTCTCTACCCTCGCCAGAGCCTTGTGAAGAACTCAGGGTTTGACGACAGCGGAGTCCACTGCAGCGATGTTGATTATTACGCTGGCAACCTCGGGCATGCGCCGGAGAAATTGCAAAAGATCGACGTTGAAGTTAACGAACAAATGCGGCTGCGTGTGTTGGGCTTCTTCGAGAGAATGCGCCGCCAGCGGATGAAAGATTTCTACAAACTCGTATTCTCGGCCGGGGTTAAACGCATGCGCAAGGTGGCCGGTTTGGCGGCATCCTGA
- a CDS encoding ABC transporter permease, with translation MTGHVTKRESEIGTESWDIIIRPTGKTGVGLTAAWKYRELIWMFFKRDFTTFYKQTVLGPVWYLIQPTLTAITYYIVFGKIANLSTDGISPLVFYMSGTIIWNYFSSCLTNNSETFSKNSNLFGKVYFPRLVVPLAVAMSSLVAFFIQIMLLLTISFALWLSQDGIVINLRFVLATPLILLYVATLGVGAGLAVSALTVRYRDLVYAVGFVAQLWMYATPVVYSYSQIPERYQWFYHLNPMTTPVQLFRWALFDASPLPLGVCLANVTATLVIMIAGLILFARAEATAMDTV, from the coding sequence ATGACAGGTCACGTGACGAAGCGGGAAAGTGAGATCGGAACCGAATCCTGGGATATAATAATCAGGCCGACCGGCAAGACAGGCGTCGGGCTGACGGCTGCGTGGAAATATCGTGAACTTATCTGGATGTTTTTTAAAAGAGATTTCACGACTTTCTACAAGCAAACCGTCCTTGGGCCGGTTTGGTATCTCATACAACCGACGCTAACGGCGATCACCTACTACATCGTCTTCGGAAAGATTGCCAATCTCTCCACCGATGGAATTTCACCGCTGGTCTTTTATATGTCCGGCACCATCATCTGGAATTATTTCTCGTCCTGCTTGACCAACAATTCAGAAACATTTTCGAAGAACTCGAACCTGTTTGGGAAAGTGTATTTCCCCCGCCTGGTTGTACCACTCGCGGTCGCGATGAGCAGCCTGGTCGCATTTTTCATCCAGATCATGCTTCTGCTTACAATCTCCTTTGCGCTCTGGCTTAGCCAGGATGGAATAGTGATCAACTTGCGTTTCGTTTTGGCGACACCGCTGATTTTGCTCTATGTTGCGACGCTTGGTGTGGGAGCGGGGCTCGCGGTTTCCGCGCTGACAGTCCGATATCGTGATCTGGTTTACGCCGTCGGCTTCGTGGCTCAGCTTTGGATGTATGCGACACCCGTCGTCTACTCCTACAGTCAGATTCCGGAACGATATCAATGGTTTTATCACCTGAATCCGATGACGACACCGGTTCAGCTCTTTCGCTGGGCATTGTTCGACGCGTCGCCGCTCCCACTTGGCGTTTGCCTGGCGAATGTGACCGCCACCCTGGTGATTATGATTGCCGGTTTGATACTTTTCGCACGGGCCGAGGCAACCGCTATGGATACGGTCTGA
- a CDS encoding NAD-dependent 4,6-dehydratase LegB has protein sequence MKKVLVTGADGFIGSHLVETLVKAGVEVRALCQYNSFSSWGWLDQSEYRGRFEAVLGDVRDPSQMRTVAKGVDTIFHLAALIAIPYSYQAPSSYVDTNMHGTLNVLQGALDAGVGRVIQTSTSEVYGTARVVPISESHPLQAQSPYSASKIGADAMAYSYHSSFDLPVTIARPFNTFGPRQSARAVIPTVISQLLNGRTTLKLGTLSPTRDFNFVQDTCDGFLALAACDEAIGQTVNIGSGSEISIGDTVRLIADIIGVSVEIECDEQRLRPANSEVERLCCDNSLIKSLTGFSPRYSLEDGLKATIDWLRQPQNLARYKADIFNV, from the coding sequence ATGAAGAAAGTACTCGTGACCGGTGCGGACGGCTTCATCGGCTCTCACCTCGTTGAAACCTTGGTCAAGGCAGGCGTGGAAGTCCGCGCCCTTTGCCAGTATAATTCGTTTTCCAGTTGGGGCTGGCTGGATCAGTCTGAATACCGCGGCAGATTTGAAGCTGTCTTGGGCGATGTACGCGACCCCTCGCAAATGCGCACCGTTGCCAAAGGCGTCGATACGATATTTCACCTGGCTGCGCTTATCGCCATCCCCTACTCCTACCAGGCGCCGTCAAGTTACGTTGACACCAATATGCATGGCACATTGAATGTGCTTCAGGGCGCTCTCGATGCCGGCGTTGGCCGTGTCATCCAGACCTCGACCAGCGAAGTCTACGGCACCGCTCGCGTTGTCCCAATCAGCGAAAGTCATCCGCTGCAGGCACAGTCGCCCTATTCGGCGTCAAAAATCGGTGCTGACGCGATGGCATATAGTTATCATTCGAGTTTTGATCTACCGGTGACGATCGCACGGCCTTTCAACACTTTCGGCCCGCGACAATCTGCAAGGGCGGTTATTCCGACTGTGATTTCGCAGCTTCTGAATGGACGAACGACGCTGAAGCTTGGTACGCTCTCGCCCACCCGGGATTTCAATTTCGTGCAGGATACATGCGACGGCTTTCTGGCGCTCGCAGCCTGCGACGAAGCCATCGGCCAGACGGTCAATATCGGCTCCGGCAGCGAGATATCGATCGGCGATACCGTTCGGCTGATCGCCGACATCATCGGCGTCAGCGTGGAGATCGAATGCGATGAACAGCGTTTGCGTCCGGCAAACAGCGAAGTGGAACGTTTGTGCTGCGACAACAGCCTGATCAAGTCTCTGACAGGATTTTCGCCGCGTTACAGCTTGGAAGATGGTCTGAAAGCGACGATCGACTGGCTGCGTCAACCGCAGAATCTGGCGAGATACAAGGCGGATATCTTCAATGTCTAG
- a CDS encoding NAD-dependent epimerase/dehydratase family protein has protein sequence MVDAIVTGAGGFLGRRLVRRLEETGFDVLAFDRTHGDISEEQLWQELPAARTLFHLAGKTFVPDSWSQGPSFMAANVLGTQHALNWCKRHKAKLIFASAYVYGVPQRLPIRESDPVRPNNPYALSKHLAEQLCEFAATHEQIPVVVLRLFNIYGAGQRPEFLIPTLLNRIRTKQEIQVLDLSPRRDYIFVEDVLSAFAKAMDVVEGYHCINIGSGMSYSVQEIIDILQEAAGTDLPVASSCTVRRNEIPDVRADITRARTVLGWRPEWDLPAGMRAMIKES, from the coding sequence ATGGTTGATGCCATCGTCACCGGTGCTGGCGGTTTTCTCGGGAGGCGTCTGGTCAGACGGCTCGAGGAGACTGGTTTTGACGTGCTTGCGTTTGACCGAACACACGGAGATATAAGCGAAGAGCAGCTTTGGCAGGAGCTTCCCGCGGCGCGCACGCTGTTTCACCTTGCCGGCAAGACATTCGTTCCGGATAGCTGGAGCCAAGGACCGAGTTTCATGGCCGCCAACGTCCTCGGAACGCAGCACGCTTTGAACTGGTGCAAGCGACACAAGGCCAAGCTCATATTCGCAAGCGCCTATGTTTATGGGGTGCCCCAGCGGCTGCCGATCCGTGAAAGCGATCCGGTCAGGCCGAACAATCCTTACGCTCTTTCGAAACATCTTGCCGAACAGCTTTGTGAGTTCGCCGCCACGCACGAGCAGATACCGGTGGTGGTATTGCGTCTTTTCAATATATACGGCGCAGGGCAGCGCCCCGAATTCCTGATACCGACGCTTCTGAACCGGATACGGACGAAGCAGGAAATACAGGTTCTGGATCTCAGTCCCCGGCGTGACTATATCTTCGTTGAAGATGTCCTGAGCGCCTTTGCCAAGGCCATGGACGTCGTGGAAGGCTATCATTGCATCAATATCGGCTCCGGAATGTCGTATTCGGTGCAGGAAATAATCGACATCTTGCAAGAAGCTGCCGGCACCGATCTACCTGTAGCGTCATCTTGCACAGTTCGGCGGAATGAAATACCTGACGTGCGGGCCGATATCACGCGGGCTCGCACCGTTCTCGGATGGCGGCCGGAATGGGATCTGCCGGCCGGGATGCGCGCGATGATAAAGGAGTCGTAA
- a CDS encoding radical SAM/SPASM domain-containing protein, translated as MNERYVPINKGNYSMDTVEREAAFDKFRGEGWEAEYADYRRKWSEYALNQQVSDYPLLVDLELASICNLRCPMCYTISDEFKKSVNTTRMDWDLYCRIIDEIGGKVPAIRLSLRGEATLHKRFADCVRYAKDHGIKEVSTLTHGFKLNRDYFAQLVDAGIDWITVSIDGTGETYEKIRKPIKFEALLDKIKDIKKYKDERGLHRPVIKVQGIWPAIRENPDLYYETFAPHVDLVAFNPLIDYLGNDSDVQYLDNFTCPQQYQRLVIGADGLVMKCSNDEENREVIGNATTETVHQIWHGEKMNAVRALHKEPQGFLKSEVCRRCYLPRLTDDEPTEICGRKVIVRNYVDRAQEIGK; from the coding sequence TTGAACGAACGTTACGTTCCGATCAACAAGGGCAACTACTCGATGGACACGGTCGAGCGCGAAGCCGCGTTCGACAAATTCCGGGGCGAAGGGTGGGAAGCCGAATACGCGGACTACCGTCGCAAATGGTCAGAATATGCCCTGAACCAGCAGGTTTCGGATTATCCGCTGCTGGTCGATCTCGAGCTGGCATCGATCTGCAATCTGCGCTGCCCGATGTGCTATACGATCAGCGACGAGTTCAAGAAAAGCGTGAACACGACGCGGATGGACTGGGATCTCTACTGCCGCATCATCGATGAGATCGGCGGCAAGGTTCCTGCGATCCGTCTGTCGTTGCGTGGCGAGGCCACACTGCACAAGCGCTTCGCCGACTGTGTGCGTTATGCCAAGGACCATGGGATCAAGGAAGTCTCGACCCTCACCCACGGCTTCAAGCTCAACAGAGACTATTTCGCTCAGCTTGTCGACGCTGGGATCGACTGGATCACCGTTTCCATCGACGGCACCGGTGAGACCTACGAGAAAATCCGCAAGCCGATCAAGTTCGAGGCCCTGCTCGACAAGATCAAGGACATCAAGAAGTACAAAGACGAGCGCGGGCTCCACCGTCCTGTTATCAAGGTGCAGGGCATCTGGCCGGCGATCAGGGAAAATCCGGATCTCTACTATGAAACCTTTGCGCCTCACGTGGATCTTGTCGCCTTCAATCCGCTGATCGATTATCTCGGCAACGATTCCGACGTTCAATATCTGGATAACTTCACCTGCCCACAGCAATACCAACGCCTGGTTATCGGCGCCGACGGGCTTGTGATGAAGTGCTCGAACGACGAGGAAAATCGCGAAGTCATTGGTAACGCGACGACGGAGACGGTACACCAGATTTGGCACGGCGAAAAAATGAATGCAGTGCGTGCTTTGCACAAAGAACCGCAGGGCTTCTTGAAAAGCGAAGTATGCCGCCGATGCTACCTGCCTCGCCTGACGGATGACGAGCCGACCGAAATCTGCGGCCGGAAAGTGATCGTCCGAAATTACGTGGATCGGGCCCAGGAAATCGGAAAATAG
- a CDS encoding glycosyltransferase family 4 protein has translation MATHLDGRIALHRKRIGFYLGVGRHAGGMFQYAQSLVQALSSIDGTDVEVIVAYGDEAWRSELDASPLKAVPLQHWKRGETLAKLFMAIPGSVARVVARWVNPLVRELAALQCDLWIFPAQDALTWQIREPSIATIHDLMHRYERSFPEAGSWLRFQLRESRFRHLANQSAAVLVDSETGRRHVMESYGTPDDHIYPLPYIAPNYLTDSVETSAFAERYRLPEKFYFYPAQFWPHKNHLRLVQALAAARTTHPDMELVLAGSTKREYAAVKAMANELGLSQAVHFVGYVPDSDLAGFYRRARGLVMPTFFGPTNIPPLEAMVCGCPVLISDKYGMREQCGDAALYFSPQSVEEIHGAMSRLWEDEALSSVLIKKGLERASLWKQEDFDHRLKDILGRVLAGVA, from the coding sequence TTGGCGACACATCTGGACGGCCGAATTGCCTTGCATCGGAAGAGGATTGGTTTCTATCTCGGAGTAGGCCGCCATGCCGGCGGCATGTTCCAGTACGCCCAAAGCCTGGTGCAGGCCCTGTCTTCAATCGACGGCACGGACGTGGAGGTCATCGTTGCCTATGGGGACGAAGCCTGGCGCTCTGAACTTGACGCCAGCCCGCTGAAGGCCGTCCCGCTGCAGCACTGGAAGCGGGGCGAGACACTTGCCAAGCTGTTCATGGCCATACCCGGCTCCGTAGCGCGTGTCGTCGCGAGATGGGTGAACCCACTCGTGCGGGAATTGGCAGCTCTCCAATGTGATCTGTGGATTTTCCCGGCTCAAGACGCCCTGACCTGGCAGATCAGGGAGCCCTCGATCGCAACCATTCACGATTTGATGCACAGATACGAACGCAGCTTCCCAGAAGCCGGAAGCTGGTTGCGCTTTCAGCTGAGAGAAAGCCGATTCCGTCATCTTGCGAACCAGAGTGCTGCCGTGCTCGTCGATTCCGAAACCGGGCGGCGGCATGTCATGGAAAGCTACGGCACGCCAGACGATCACATATATCCGCTGCCTTATATCGCTCCGAACTATCTTACAGATTCGGTTGAGACGTCCGCCTTCGCCGAACGCTACCGGCTTCCGGAAAAATTCTATTTTTATCCGGCGCAATTCTGGCCTCACAAGAATCACTTGCGGCTCGTGCAAGCGCTGGCAGCCGCGCGCACGACTCATCCGGACATGGAACTGGTCTTGGCGGGCAGCACAAAGCGCGAATATGCGGCCGTCAAGGCGATGGCAAACGAGCTTGGGCTGTCGCAAGCGGTTCACTTCGTCGGTTATGTACCGGATTCGGATCTAGCTGGGTTTTATCGTCGTGCCAGAGGGTTGGTCATGCCGACATTCTTCGGCCCGACAAACATCCCGCCGCTTGAAGCGATGGTGTGTGGTTGTCCCGTCTTGATATCAGACAAGTATGGCATGCGGGAACAGTGCGGTGACGCAGCGCTTTATTTCTCACCCCAATCCGTCGAGGAAATACACGGCGCGATGAGCCGCCTGTGGGAAGACGAAGCCCTATCTTCCGTTTTGATCAAAAAGGGACTTGAAAGAGCTTCCTTGTGGAAGCAAGAGGATTTCGACCACCGTCTAAAAGACATTTTGGGGCGTGTCCTTGCGGGAGTCGCGTGA
- a CDS encoding DegT/DnrJ/EryC1/StrS family aminotransferase, producing the protein MIPVNEPLLNGNESKYLLECIETGWISSEGPFITRFEREFAATVGRKHAIAVANGSMALDAGMMALGLQEGTEVIMPSFTIISCAAAIVRAGCVPVAVDSDPLTWNIDPTKIEAAITPKTRAIMVVHIYGLPCDMTAINEIARRHNLKIIEDAAEMHGQTYNGQPCGSFGDVSIFSFYPNKHITTGEGGMIVTDSDALADRSRSLRNLCFLPARRFVHEELGWNMRMTNMQAALGCAQLERLPEFVERKRAMGRLYTELLQDLPGIQLPLPETSYARNIYWVYGIVLKDEIDFDAAEAMKRLAAKGVGCRPFFWPMHEQPVLQKMGFLKDADLPIAAKLARRGFYIPSGMALREDQIREVAVIVTEVIR; encoded by the coding sequence ATGATCCCGGTCAATGAACCGCTGCTGAATGGTAACGAGAGCAAGTATCTGCTGGAATGCATCGAGACCGGCTGGATTTCCTCCGAAGGCCCTTTCATCACACGTTTTGAGCGTGAGTTTGCCGCGACTGTCGGCCGCAAGCACGCAATCGCCGTTGCGAATGGTTCGATGGCTCTCGACGCCGGTATGATGGCGCTTGGCCTGCAGGAAGGCACTGAGGTCATCATGCCGTCCTTCACGATCATTTCCTGCGCCGCAGCCATCGTGAGAGCTGGTTGTGTGCCGGTTGCGGTGGATTCGGATCCTCTAACCTGGAATATCGATCCGACGAAGATCGAAGCAGCTATCACGCCGAAGACGCGCGCCATCATGGTGGTACATATCTACGGCCTGCCGTGCGATATGACCGCGATCAACGAGATCGCCCGCCGCCACAACCTCAAGATCATCGAAGACGCTGCAGAAATGCATGGCCAGACATATAACGGCCAGCCTTGCGGCAGTTTCGGCGATGTCAGCATTTTCAGCTTTTATCCCAACAAGCACATTACCACAGGCGAAGGTGGCATGATCGTCACCGATTCCGACGCCCTTGCCGACAGATCTCGGAGCCTGCGAAATCTCTGCTTCCTGCCTGCCCGCCGCTTTGTTCATGAGGAGCTGGGCTGGAATATGCGTATGACGAATATGCAGGCGGCTCTCGGTTGCGCGCAGCTTGAGCGCCTTCCGGAATTCGTCGAGCGCAAACGTGCGATGGGCAGACTGTATACCGAACTGCTTCAGGACTTGCCCGGCATTCAACTGCCGTTGCCCGAGACAAGCTATGCCCGGAATATCTATTGGGTCTATGGCATCGTGCTGAAGGACGAGATCGATTTCGACGCCGCCGAAGCGATGAAACGATTGGCGGCTAAGGGCGTAGGCTGCCGTCCGTTTTTCTGGCCGATGCACGAGCAGCCCGTTCTGCAGAAGATGGGCTTCCTCAAGGACGCCGATCTTCCCATTGCCGCAAAGCTTGCGCGCCGCGGCTTCTATATTCCAAGCGGCATGGCGCTAAGGGAAGATCAAATTCGCGAAGTCGCGGTTATCGTAACGGAGGTCATCCGTTGA
- a CDS encoding ABC transporter ATP-binding protein → MNDIVVRAENVSKHYRLGIINHGTLYRDLQSWWARRRNLPDPNVSMSDYASDRKNKARLDNDIFHALDDVSFEISRGDIVGVIGRNGAGKSTLLKLMSRITRPTSGYIGIRGRIASLLEVGTGFHPELTGRENVYLNGAILGMTHAEVRRKFDEIVEFAEIGEFIDTPVKRYSSGMYVRLAFSVAAHLDPEILLVDEVLAVGDVNFQNKCMGRMQEVTKAGRTIMFVSHNMTAVSSLCPRSILLSDGRVAAIGGTSDVIRSYFDRPELNGKMHFEAAPQDVDGKAVVCRLSIKNEDGEIAQTVELTKNFIIEVEYELREPLTGLSVGLQVMMEDGYSAVISLSDPELDVSRLDARPPGYYRAQVTIPAGLLNTGTFYLRAGISSRFSIYSVVEGIRFEVEDNVGIIQMLGQQRKPSISAIQLPWDVKMLYLRDSEGLLK, encoded by the coding sequence ATGAATGATATCGTTGTACGCGCCGAGAATGTCAGCAAGCATTATCGGTTGGGAATCATCAATCACGGCACCTTATATCGCGACCTTCAAAGCTGGTGGGCGCGGCGCCGCAACCTGCCTGACCCAAATGTCTCTATGTCGGATTACGCATCCGACCGAAAGAACAAGGCTCGCCTTGACAACGATATTTTCCATGCCCTCGACGACGTTTCTTTCGAGATTTCCCGTGGCGATATCGTTGGCGTCATCGGCCGCAATGGCGCAGGAAAATCGACCCTTCTGAAGCTGATGTCTCGCATAACGCGCCCGACCTCGGGCTACATCGGCATTCGAGGCCGGATTGCGAGCCTGCTGGAAGTTGGAACCGGGTTCCACCCCGAGCTCACAGGGCGTGAAAATGTGTACCTGAACGGCGCCATTCTCGGAATGACGCATGCCGAGGTCCGCAGGAAATTCGATGAAATCGTTGAGTTCGCAGAAATTGGTGAGTTCATCGATACCCCCGTCAAACGGTATTCTTCGGGCATGTATGTCCGGCTTGCCTTTTCCGTAGCGGCACATCTCGACCCAGAAATACTTCTTGTCGATGAGGTTCTTGCAGTCGGTGATGTCAACTTCCAGAACAAATGCATGGGCCGAATGCAGGAGGTGACAAAGGCGGGCCGAACAATCATGTTCGTCAGCCATAATATGACGGCGGTGAGCAGTCTTTGCCCTCGGTCCATTCTGCTATCCGACGGACGGGTGGCTGCCATTGGCGGCACGTCAGACGTCATACGCTCTTACTTCGACCGACCCGAGCTTAATGGTAAGATGCATTTTGAAGCGGCTCCCCAAGATGTCGACGGCAAGGCGGTAGTATGTCGCCTTTCCATCAAAAATGAAGATGGTGAGATCGCTCAAACCGTTGAGCTTACAAAGAACTTCATCATCGAGGTTGAGTATGAGCTGCGAGAGCCGTTGACGGGATTGTCAGTCGGACTGCAGGTCATGATGGAGGATGGCTACTCCGCCGTCATCAGCCTATCTGATCCGGAACTCGATGTAAGCCGCCTCGACGCCAGACCTCCAGGTTATTATCGGGCGCAAGTCACCATACCGGCCGGCTTGTTGAACACCGGAACCTTTTATCTCCGCGCCGGCATTTCCAGCCGTTTTTCGATCTATTCGGTGGTTGAGGGTATTCGGTTCGAAGTCGAAGACAATGTCGGGATCATCCAGATGCTGGGGCAGCAGCGAAAACCATCGATTTCGGCGATCCAACTGCCTTGGGATGTGAAGATGCTCTACCTCCGCGATTCTGAGGGCCTATTGAAATGA